A stretch of Oryza brachyantha chromosome 4, ObraRS2, whole genome shotgun sequence DNA encodes these proteins:
- the LOC102699772 gene encoding deoxymugineic acid synthase 1-D-like, whose translation MASPPGSSGRRSTTPGFPAGLPGGRAVPAVGLGTSSVRSVGEDGFRGTLMTALELGYRHIDAASVYGSERVVGEAVAGAARRGVIASREEVFVTTKVWCTHSHPDLVLPSLRESLQNLQMEYVDLYLVHWPMSVKPTKPHYPMRREDIVPMNLRGVWQAMEECHRLGLSKMIGVSNFTTKKLQELLTIAKIPPAVNQVELNPVWQQKKLMEFCKEKGIHVTAYQPLGGQHRTSTINPVMHSDVLKEIAEAKEKSVAQISLRWVYEQGASMVTTSTKPERLKENTEIFDWQLTEEDRLKISEIPQHKRVSVLSILCPDGVSGVVDLSEVDVVEV comes from the exons ATGGCATCGCCGCCGGGGAGCAGCGGCCGGCGCTCCACGACCCCGGGGTTCCCGGCGGGGCTGcccggcgggcgggcggtgCCGGCGGTGGGGCTCGGCACGTCGTCCGTCCGGTCCGTTGGGGAGGACGGCTTCAGGGGCACCCTCATGACCGCACTGGAGCTCGGCTACCGCCACATCGACGCCGCATCGGTCTACGGCTCCGAGCGGGTCGTCGGCGAGGCCGTCGCCGGGGCGGCTCGGCGCGGGGTCATCGCGTCCCGCGAGGAGGTGTTCGTGACCACCAAGGTGTGGTGCACACACAGCCACCCGGACCTCGTGCTCCCCTCCCTCAGAGAGAGCTTGCA GAACCTTCAAATGGAATATGTTGATTTGTATTTGGTCCACTGGCCAATGAGCGTAAAGCCCACTAAGCCCCACTACCCAATGAGAAGGGAAGATATTGTGCCGATGAATTTGAGAGGTGTATGGCAAGCAATGGAGGAATGCCATCGGCTTGGCCTTTCAAAAATGATTGGTGTTAGCAATTTCACAACAAAGAAATTGCAAGAACTGCTCACCATTGCAAAGATCCCCCCAGCAGTGAATCAG GTTGAGTTAAATCCAGTTTGGCAGCAGAAGAAACTGATGGAGTTCTGCAAAGAGAAAGGCATTCATGTGACTGCTTATCAGCCCCTTGGAGGCCAACATAGGACATCCACAATCAATCCAGTTATGCACTCTGATGTTCTGAAAGAGATTGCCGAGGCCAAGGAGAAGTCAGTGGCTCAG ATCTCACTTAGGTGGGTCTACGAGCAAGGAGCAAGCATGGTGACCACGAGTACGAAACCGGAGAGGCTTAAGGAGAACACTGAAATCTTTGATTGGCAATTGACCGAGGAAGACCGGCTCAAGATAAGTGAGATTCCACAGCACAAGAGGGTCAGCGTGCTGTCGATCCTCTGCCCCGACGGTGTCTCCGGCGTCGTCGACTTGTCGGAGGTTGATGTGGTTGAAGTGTAG
- the LOC102700613 gene encoding glutamate decarboxylase 4-like, whose translation MVLTHVEELGDAGEAAAAAAVFASRYVQEPVPRYELGERSISKDAAYQIVHDELLLDSSPRLNLASFVTTWMEPECDKLILEAVNKNYADMDEYPVTTELQNRCVNIIARLFNAPVGDGEKAVGVGTVGSSEAIMLAGLAFKRRWQNKRKEAGKPYDKPNIVTGANVQVCWEKFARYFEVELKEVKLSEGCYVMDPEKAVEMVDENTICVAAILGSTLTGEFEDVERLNDLLAAKNKRTKWDTPIHVDAASGGFVAPFLYPELEWDFRLPLVKSINVSGHKYGLVYAGVGWVIWRNKEDLPEELIFHINYLGADQPTFTLNFSKGSSQIIAQYYQFLRLGFEGYKHVMNNCMESARTLREGLEKTGRFTIISKEKGVPLVAFTFKGGAGAGPLAFKLSAGLRRYGWIVPAYTMPAALEHMTVLRVVVREDFGRPLAERFLSHVRMTLDEMDLAAKAPVPKVRLTIELGPARTADEEASVRVVKSEPVTVHKRVPLVAGGGKTKGVC comes from the exons ATGGTTCTGACGCACGTCGAGGAGCTCGGCGatgccggcgaggcggcggcggcggcggccgtgttCGCGTCGAGGTACGTGCAGGAGCCGGTGCCGAGGTACGAGCTCGGGGAGAGGTCGATATCCAAGGACGCGGCGTACCAGATCGTCCACGACGAGCTGCTGCTGGACAGCAGCCCGCGGCTGAACCTGGCGTCGTTCGTCACCACGTGGATGGAGCCCGAGTGCGACAAGCTCATCCTCGAGGCCGTCAACAAGAACTACGCCGACATGGACGAGTACCCCGTCACCACCGAGCTCCAG AACCGGTGCGTGAACATCATTGCGCGGCTGTTCAACGCGCcggtgggcgacggcgagaaggCCGTCGGGGTCGGCACGGTGGGATCGTCGGAGGCCATAATGCTCGCCGGGCTGGCCTTCAAGCGGCGCTGGCAGAACAAGCGGAAGGAGGCGGGGAAGCCCTACGACAAGCCCAACATCGTCACCGGAGCCAACGTGCAG gtGTGCTGGGAGAAGTTCGCGCGCTACTTCGAGGTGGAGCTGAAGGAGGTGAAGCTGAGCGAAGGGTGCTACGTGATGGACCCGGAGAAGGCCGTGGAGATGGTCGACGAGAACACCATCTGCGTCGCCGCTATCCTCGGCTCCACCCTCACCGGCGAGTTCGAGGACGTGGAGCGCCTCAacgacctcctcgccgccaagAACAAGCGGACGAAGTGGGACACGCCGATCCACGTCGACGCGGCCAGCGGCGGGTTCGTCGCGCCGTTCCTCTACCCGGAGCTGGAGTGGGACTTCCGGCTGCCGCTGGTGAAGAGCATCAACGTCAGCGGCCACAAGTACGGCCTCGTCTACGCCGGCGTCGGATGGGTCATCTGGCGCAACAAGGAGGACCTGCCGGAGGAGCTCATCTTCCACATCAACTACCTCGGCGCCGACCAGCCAACCTTCACGCTCAATTTCTCCAAGG GGTCTAGTCAGATTATTGCGCAATATTATCAGTTCCTTCGACTCGGATTTGAG GGGTACAAACACGTGATGAACAACTGCATGGAGAGCGCGAGGACGCTACGGGAGGGCCTGGAGAAGACGGGGCGCTTCACCATCATCTCCAAGGAGAAAGGCGTGCCGCTGGTGGCCTTCACGTTcaagggcggcgccggcgccggcccgcTGGCCTTCAAGCTGTCGGCTGGCCTGCGGCGGTACGGGTGGATCGTGCCGGCGTACACGATgccggcggcgctggagcACATGACGGTGCTCCGCGTCGTCGTCCGGGAGGACTTCGGCCGGCCGCTCGCCGAGCGGTTCCTGTCCCACGTCAGGATGACCCTGGACGAGATGGACCTCGCCGCCAAGGCCCCCGTGCCCAAGGTGAGGCTCACCATCGAGCTCGGCCCCGCCAGgaccgccgacgaggaggcgtCGGTGAGGGTCGTCAAGAGCGAGCCGGTCACCGTGCACAAGCGCGTCCCGcttgtcgccggcggcggcaaaacCAAAGGCGTTTGCTAA
- the LOC102700048 gene encoding LOW QUALITY PROTEIN: non-functional NADPH-dependent codeinone reductase 2-like (The sequence of the model RefSeq protein was modified relative to this genomic sequence to represent the inferred CDS: substituted 1 base at 1 genomic stop codon): MAAAVPEVALRHGNATRPMPAAGMGTAEFPVVPERTRGAVLAALEVGFRHFDTAVLYGTEAALGDALVEAARRGLLASREEAFVTSKLWCTQCHADLVLPSLRESLRNLQMEYVDLYLIHWPISVKPGPIVLQAKKEDAVPFDFEGVWRAMEECHRLGLAKAIGVSNFTTKHLDNLLAVATIPPAVNQVEMNPVWQQKTLREYCAKKGIHVTAYSPLGGQNWRGDNNNVMESPVLAEIARARGKSVAQVSLRWIYEQGVTPIVKSYNKERLKQNLEIFDWELTEDDHRKINQIPQKKIVTAALLFSPGGEFTSIDFSDIEIVEEXVVGYRHFDTAALYGTEAPLGEAVAEAVRRGVVASREEVFVTTKVWCTKCHPDLVLPSLQESLRNLQMEYVDLYLVHMPISLKPEASGFPLKKEDVVPFDFEGVWRAMEECHRLGLAKAIGVSNFTTKHLDKLLAEVTIPWFDLRVEMSPVWRQRTVREYCATKGIHVTAYSPLGGQNWGGHGNDVMGSPVLAEIAEARGKSIAQVSLRWIYEQGVTPIAKSYNKERLKQNLEIFDWELTEEDHLKISQIHRRRFHLQNCFLRMVSSHQLIFRTLKLWRSRW, from the exons atggcggcggcggttccgGAGGTGGCCCTGCGGCACGGCAACGCGACGAGGCCCATGCCGGCGGCCGGCATGGGCACGGCGGAGTTCCCGGTCGTGCCGGAGAGGACCAGGGGCGCCGTGCTGGCGGCGCTCGAGGTGGGCTTCCGCCACTTCGACACCGCCGTGCTGTACGGCACGGAGGCGGCGCTCGGCGACGCCCtcgtggaggcggcgcggcgcgggctcctGGCGTCCCGGGAGGAGGCGTTCGTCACGTCCAAGCTGTGGTGCACCCAGTGCCACGCGGACCTCGTGCTCCCGTCCCTTCGCGAAAGCCTACG GAACCTGCAAATGGAGTATGTCGACCTGTACCTGATCCACTGGCCGATCAGCGTGAAGCCTGGGCCAATCGTGCTCCAGGCAAAGAAAGAGGACGCCGTGCCGTTCGACTTCGAGGGCGTGTGGCGGGCAATGGAGGAGTGCCACCGGCTTGGCCTCGCCAAGGCCATCGgcgtcagcaacttcaccacCAAGCACCTCGACAACTTGCTAGCAGTGGCCACCATCCCCCCTGCCGTAAACCAG GTAGAGATGAACCCGGTTTGGCAACAGAAGACGTTGAGGGAGTATTGCGCCAAGAAGGGTATCCATGTCACAGCGTACTCCCCGCTAGGAGGGCAGAACTGGAGAGGCGACAACAACAACGTGATGGAATCCCCCGTGCTCGCGGAGATTGCCCGAGCTAGAGGCAAGAGTGTCGCACAG GTGTCATTGAGATGGATTTACGAGCAAGGAGTGACCCCCATCGTCAAGAGCTACAACAAGGAGAGGCTGAAACAAAACCTTGAGATCTTCGACTGGGAGCTGACAGAGGACGACCATCGCAAGATCAACCAGATCCCGCAGAAGAAGATTGTGACCGCTGCATTGTTGTTCTCTCCGGGCGGTGAATTCACGTCGATTGATTTTTCAGACATCGAAATTGTTGAGGAATAGGTG GTGGGCTACCGCCACTTCGACACCGCCGCCCTGTACGGCACGGAGGCGCCGCTCGGCGAGGCCGTGGCCGAGGCGGTGCGGCGTGGGGTCGTCGCGTCCCGCGAGGAGGTGTTCGTGACCACCAAGGTGTGGTGCACCAAGTGCCACCCGGACCTCGTGCTTCCCTCCCTCCAGGAAAGCCTACg CAACCTGCAAATGGAGTACGTGGACCTGTACTTGGTCCACATGCCGATCAGCCTGAAGCCCGAGGCATCAGGGTTCCCGCTGAAGAAAGAGGACGTCGTGCCGTTCGACTTCGAGGGCGTGTGGCGGGCAATGGAGGAGTGCCACCGGCTGGGCCTCGCCAAGGCCATCGgcgtcagcaacttcaccacCAAACACCTCGACAAGCTGCTTGCAGAGGTCACTATAC CTTGGTTTGATCTGCGGGTAGAGATGAGCCCAGTCTGGCGGCAGAGGACTGTGAGGGAGTACTGTGCCACGAAGGGCATCCACGTCACGGCCTACTCCCCGCTGGGCGGGCAGAACTGGGGAGGCCACGGCAACGACGTGATGGGATCCCCGGTGCTCGCGGAGATCGCTGAGGCTAGAGGCAAGAGCATCGCGCAG GTGTCATTGAGATGGATTTATGAGCAAGGAGTGACCCCAATCGCCAAGAGCTACAATAAGGAGAGGCTGAAACAAAACCTTGAGATCTTCGACTGGGAGCTGACCGAGGAAGACCATCTGAAGATCAGCCAAATCCACAGAAGAAGATTTCATCTGCAGAATTGCTTTCTCCGAATGGTGAGTTCACATCAGTTGATCTTTCGGACATTGAAATTGTGGAGGAGTAGGTGGTGA
- the LOC102699495 gene encoding glutamate decarboxylase 4-like: protein MALSTAQTGESVHSSTFASRYVRAALPRFRMPEQSIPKDAAYQIINDELMLDGNPRLNLASFVTTWMEPECDKLMMAAINKNYVDMDEYPVTTELQNRCVNMIAHLFNAPIGDDETAVGVGTVGSSEAIMLAGLAFKRKWQNRRKAEGKPYDNPNIVTGANVQVCWEKFARYFEVELKEVKLSEGYYVMNPEKAVEMVDENTICVAAILGSTLTGEFEDVKMLNDLLAAKNAETGWDTPIHVDAASGGFIAPFIYPELEWDFRLPLVKSINVSGHKYGLVYAGVGWVIWRTKEDLPEELIFHINYLGADQPTFTLNFSKGSNQIIAQYYQLIRLGFEGYKDIMQNCRDNATVLREGIEKTGYFDVVSKDSGVPLVAFSLKDSSRYTVFEVAESLRRFGWIVPAYTMPADAEHVAVMRVVIREDFSRSLAERLIADLTKVMADMDAHAGKKAAAEPAKKTVREIEKEVTTYWRRLVARKKSSLVC, encoded by the exons ATGGCGCTGTCGACGGCGCAGACCGGGGAGTCGGTGCACTCGTCGACGTTCGCGTCGCGGTACGTGCGCGCGGCGCTGCCGAGGTTCAGGATGCCGGAGCAGTCGATCCCCAAGGACGCGGCGTACCAGATCATCAACGACGAGCTCATGCTGGACGGCAACCCGCGGCTGAACCTGGCGTCTTTCGTCACCACGTGGATGGAGCCCGAGTGCGACAAGCTCATGATGGCCGCCATCAACAAGAACTACGTCGACATGGACGAGTACCCCGTCACCACCGAGCTCCAG AACCGGTGCGTGAACATGATCGCGCACCTCTTCAACGCGCcgatcggcgacgacgagacggCGGTCGGGGTGGGCACCGTCGGCTCGTCGGAGGCCATCATGCTGGCCGGGCTGGCCTTCAAGAGGAAGTGGCAGAACAGGAGGAAAGCCGAGGGCAAGCCCTACGACAACCCCAACATCGTCACCGGTGCAAACGTTCAG GTGTGCTGGGAGAAGTTCGCGCGCTACTTCGAGGTGGAGCTGAAGGAGGTGAAGCTGAGCGAAGGGTACTACGTGATGAACCCGGAGAAGGCCGTGGAGATGGTCGACGAGAACACCATCTGCGTCGCCGCCATCCTCGGCTCCACCCTCACCGGCGAGTTCGAGGACGTCAAGATGCTCAacgacctcctcgccgccaagAACGCCGAGACAGG GTGGGACACGCCGATCCACGTTgacgcggcgagcggcgggttCATCGCGCCGTTCATCTACCCGGAGCTGGAGTGGGACTTCCGGCTGCCGCTGGTGAAGAGCATCAACGTCAGCGGCCACAAGTACGGCCTCGTCTACGCCGGCGTCGGTTGGGTGATCTGGCGGACAAAGGAGGACCTGCCGGAGGAGCTCATCTTCCACATCAACTACCTCGGCGCCGACCAGCCCACCTTCACGCTCAACTTCTCCAAAG GGTCGAACCAGATAATTGCGCAGTATTACCAGCTCATTCGTCTCGGTTTCGAG GGATATAAGGACATCATGCAGAACTGCCGGGACAACGCGACGGTGCTCCGGGAGGGGATCGAGAAGACGGGCTACTTCGACGTGGTGTCCAAGGACTCCGGCGTGCCGCTGGTGGCGTTCTCCCTCAAGGACTCGTCGCGGTACACGGTGTTCGAGGTGGCCGAGAGCCTCCGCCGCTTCGGCTGGATCGTGCCGGCCTACACCAtgcccgccgacgccgagcacGTCGCCGTGATGCGCGTCGTCATCCGGGAGGACTTCAGCCGCAGCCTCGCCGAGCGCCTCATCGCCGACCTCACGAAGGTGATGGCCGACATGGACGCGCACGCCGGCAagaaggccgccgccgagccggccAAGAAGACCGTGCGGGAGATCGAGAAGGAGGTGACCACCTACTGGCGGAGGCTCGTCGCCAGGAAGAAGAGCAGCCTTGTCTGCTGA
- the LOC102710692 gene encoding putative lipoxygenase 5: MASLELMHRLSCPPGGSAGLPAAARRGSGLCFASLQGAGKEGRGKGGRGRTASSTGALVERTVVAPAPVEQQRAGRPEAHPQSVAARAVVTVRRRRKEDTKDRVVEQLDAFADRVGRSVLLQLISTETDPRKGTPKKSKPSALVGWFDKKDVKAERVVYTAEFAVDAGFGEPGAVTVLNRHQREFFIESIVVEGFPSGTAHFTCNSWVQPKRVSRDPRVFFSNRPYLPSETPPGLRELRLRELADLRGDGTGERRITDRVYDYDVYNDLGNPDKGVTSARPVLGGEQLPYPRRMRTGRPSTATDASSESRVEYPEPIYVSRDEEFEEGKNEMLSEGALKALLHNFMPLLVSSVSPDIRDFAGFHDVDNLFKEGLRLKQALHDQLFQKIPFVHKIQENSEGLLRYDTPDIIKKDKFAWLRDDEFARQALAGINPVNIERLQFFPPVSSLDPAVYGSLESAITEEHIIGHLDGMSVQEALDGNKLYMLDYHDIFLPFLDRINAQDGRKAYGTRAIFFLTAAGTLKPIAIELCLPPMTDGCKRAKRVFTPPADATSNWLWQLAKAHVCSNDAGVHQLINHWLRTHACMEPFIIAAHRQMSAMHPIFKLLKPHMRYTLKINALARQILINGDGVIESGFTPGRVCMEMSAFAYREIWRLDQEGLPADLIRRGMAVEDPSQPHGLRLLIEDYPYAADGLLLWSAISRWCEAYVAAYYPSDEAVQADYELQSWYAEAVQSGHADKRGAPWWPRLSTPGDLASLLTTLVWLCSAQHAALNFGQYPLGGYIPNRPPLMRRLVPAEGDPEYAHLVADPHRFFLSALPSLTQTTTFMTVIDTLSTHSADEEYLGERPDEEWTADPAALAAAREFAADVRRAEEEIERRNADPSRRNRCGAGVLPYELMAPSSGPGITCRGVPNSVTI, translated from the exons ATGGCGTCGTTGGAGTTGATGCATAGGCTGTCGTGCCCCCCGGGTGGATCGGCggggctgccggcggcggcgaggaggggaaGCGGGCTCTGTTTCGCGAGCCTGCAGGGTGCCgggaaggaagggagggggaaaggggggagggggcggaCGGCGAGCTCGACGGGCGCGCTGGTGGAGCGgacggtggtggcgccggcgccggtggagCAGCAGCGGGCGGGGCGGCCCGAGGCGCATCCGCAGAGCGTGGCGGCCAGGGCCGTGGTGaccgtgcggcggcggaggaaggaGGACACCAAGGACCGTGTCGTTGAGCAGCTCGACGCCTTCGCCGACAGGGTCGGCCGCAGCGTCCTGCTCCAGCTCATCAGCACGGAGACCGACCCAA GGAAGGGGACGCCGAAGAAGAGCAAGCCGTCGGCGCTGGTGGGGTGGTTCGACAAGAAGGACGTCAAGGCGGAGCGGGTGGTGTACACGGCGGAgttcgccgtcgacgccggctTCGGCGAGCCCGGCGCGGTCACAGTGCTCAACCGCCACCAGCGGGAGTTCTTCATCGAGAGCATCGTCGTGGAGGGGTTCCCGTCCGGTACGGCGCACTTCACCTGCAACTCGTGGGTGCAGCCCAAACGCGTCAGCCGCGACCCGCGGGTGTTCTTCAGCAACAGGCCGTACCTGCCGTCGGAGACGCCGCCGGGGCTGAGGGAGCTCCGGCTCCGGGAGCTCGCCGACctccgcggcgacggcaccgGCGAGCGGAGGATCACCGACCGGGTGTACGACTACGACGTGTACAACGACCTGGGTAACCCGGACAAGGGCGTCACCTCCGCCCGCCCCGTCCTCGGCGGCGAGCAGTTGCCGTACCCGCGGCGGATGCGGACCGGCCGTCCCAGCACCGCCACAG ACGCGAGCTCGGAGAGCAGGGTGGAGTACCCGGAGCCCATCTACGTGTCGCGGGACGAGGAGTTCGAGGAGGGCAAGAACGAGATGCTGTCGGAGGGCGCGCTCAAGGCGCTGCTCCACAACTTCATGCCGCTGCTCGTCTCCTCCGTCTCGCCGGACATCCGCGACTTCGCCGGCTTCCACGACGTCGACAACCTCTTCAAGGAGGGGCTCCGCCTCAAGCAGGCGCTCCACGACCAGCTCTTCCAGAAGATCCCCTTCGTCCACAAGATCCAGGAGAACAGCGAGGGCCTCCTCCGATACGACACCCCTGACATCATCAAGA AGGACAAGTTCGCGTGGCTGCGTGACGACGAGTTTGCGAGGCAGGCTCTTGCCGGCATCAACCCCGTCAACATCGAGCGTCTCCAG TTTTTCCCGCCGGTGAGCAGTCTGGACCCGGCCGTGTACGGCTCGCTGGAGTCGGCGATCACCGAGGAGCACATCATCGGGCACCTCGACGGCATGTCGGTGCAGGAGGCGCTGGATGGGAACAAGCTGTACATGCTGGACTACCACGACATCTTCCTTCCGTTCCTGGACAGGATCAACGCCCAGGACGGCCGGAAGGCGTACGGGACGCGCGCCATTTTCTTCCTGACAGCCGCCGGCACGCTGAAGCCGATCGCGATCGAGCTGTGCCTGCCGCCGATGACCGACGGCTGCAAGCGCGCCAAGCGGGTGTTCACGCCGCCCGCCGACGCCACCAGCAACTGGCTGTGGCAGCTCGCCAAGGCCCACGTCTGCTCCAACGACGCCGGCGTCCACCAGCTCATCAACCACTG GCTGAGGACGCACGCGTGCATGGAGCCGTTCATCATCGCGGCGCACCGGCAGATGAGCGCGATGCACCCAATCTTCAAGCTGCTCAAGCCGCACATGCGGTACACGCTCAAGATCAACGCGCTGGCGCGGCAGATACTCatcaacggcgacggcgtcatCGAGTCCGGCTTCACCCCCGGCCGCGTCTGCATGGAGATGAGCGCCTTCGCCTACCGGGAGATCTGGCGGCTCGACCAGGAGGGCCTCCCCGCCGACCTCATCCGAAG AGGCATGGCCGTGGAGGACCCGAGCCAGCCGCACGGGCTCCGGCTGCTCATCGAGGACTACCCGTACGCCGCCGACGGTCTGCTCCTCTGGTCGGCGATCTCGCGGTGGTGCGAGGCGTACGTGGCGGCCTACTACCCGAGCGACGAGGCCGTGCAGGCGGACTACGAGCTGCAGTCGTGGTACGCGGAGGCCGTGCAGAGCGGGCACGCGGACAAGCGCGGCGCGCCGTGGTGGCCGCGCCTCTCGACGCCCGGCGACCTGGCCTCCCTGCTCACCACCCTGGTGTGGCTCTGCTCGGCGCAGCACGCGGCGCTCAACTTCGGGCAGTACCCGCTGGGGGGTTACATCCCGAACCGGCCGCCGCTCATGCGCCGCCTGGTGCCGGCCGAGGGCGACCCGGAGTACGCGCACCTCGTCGCCGACCCGCACCGCTTCTTCCTCTCGGCGCTGCCCAGCCTCACGCAGACGACGACGTTCATGACCGTCATCGACACGCTGTCCACGCACTCCGCCGACGAGGAGTACCTCGGGGAGCGCCCCGACGAGGAGTGGACGGCGGacccggcggcgctggcggccgcgcgcgagttcgccgccgacgtgcgccgcgccgaggaggagatcgAGCGGCGCAACGCCGACCCCTCCCGGCGCAACCggtgcggcgccggcgtgctgCCGTACGAGCTCATGGCGCCGTCGTCCGGGCCGGGAATCACGTGCCGCGGCGTCCCGAACAGCGTAACCATATAG